A single genomic interval of Phycisphaeraceae bacterium harbors:
- a CDS encoding chloride channel protein yields MAEVKLPATKSGPRALRLDRDGVMLVAAAMVGVVMGLAALAFIGPIQWLESRLEGGAHSLGSLGVIVVLTAPMIGAFLTAMVFIALPIVARGHGVTWVLYAVSRERSRLPLRLGVRQWLGSTFTIGSGGSAGPEGPIVTIGSTIGSVLARRLGASPPQITTLLGCGAAAGLAAVFNAPLAGIFFVLEVILRDFSLRTFTPIVIASVMGTATAQTVLDSRQPIFGIGPGFFEGAPPSFTVAQVPSFALLGGACALVAIAFARVLRRSEHLFARVPGPAFLRPLWGACALGLLGAGYVLLTRTTEGGPPFFGNGYALIRDLLTPAWYSRDDRVGGSLIMLAIILGAWTLLKMIATACTLGSGGAGGLFAPSLLIGATVGGAFGAFVDGTGIIPGAHPASFALVGMGCTVAASSHAPLTGVLLVYELTQSPRIILPLMLAAVVAVLVARWFDRDSIYTAELRRLGVQFGPSPDAALLRQLSVSDLRLEPASLVHPQDDGRRLLELAEQHHADEMVMIDDEGCYLGMITAGDLRAAIVFREALPLVHADEMARRDISPLAPDLSLDQALDRFSRHDVQSLPVVDPQTKQVLGMAGRARMMRRYQDELERQA; encoded by the coding sequence ATGGCGGAGGTGAAACTGCCTGCAACGAAGTCCGGTCCGCGGGCACTCAGACTCGATCGAGATGGCGTGATGCTCGTCGCCGCGGCCATGGTCGGGGTGGTGATGGGCCTCGCGGCGCTGGCGTTCATCGGCCCCATCCAGTGGCTTGAATCAAGGCTTGAAGGCGGCGCTCATTCGCTGGGTTCGCTCGGCGTCATCGTCGTGCTGACAGCGCCGATGATCGGGGCGTTCCTGACCGCCATGGTCTTCATCGCACTGCCCATCGTGGCCCGCGGTCACGGCGTGACCTGGGTGCTCTACGCCGTCAGTCGCGAGCGCTCCCGTCTTCCTCTGCGCCTCGGCGTTCGGCAGTGGCTCGGCAGCACCTTCACCATCGGATCAGGTGGATCGGCGGGACCTGAGGGACCGATCGTCACGATCGGCTCCACCATCGGCAGCGTGCTGGCCAGAAGACTTGGAGCGTCGCCGCCGCAGATCACGACCTTGCTCGGATGTGGCGCCGCTGCAGGATTGGCCGCTGTCTTCAATGCGCCACTGGCGGGCATCTTCTTCGTGCTCGAGGTGATCCTGCGCGACTTCTCCCTTCGAACCTTCACGCCGATCGTGATCGCCAGCGTCATGGGGACCGCCACGGCGCAGACCGTGCTCGACAGCCGACAGCCGATCTTCGGCATTGGTCCCGGATTCTTCGAAGGTGCGCCTCCTTCCTTCACCGTGGCGCAGGTGCCGTCGTTCGCGCTCCTCGGGGGCGCGTGCGCTCTCGTCGCGATCGCCTTCGCGCGGGTGCTGCGCCGCAGCGAACATCTCTTCGCGCGCGTTCCGGGGCCTGCATTCCTGCGACCTCTCTGGGGCGCGTGTGCGCTTGGCCTGCTCGGAGCGGGCTATGTGCTGCTGACTCGGACCACCGAGGGTGGACCGCCCTTCTTCGGAAACGGCTACGCGCTCATCCGGGATCTACTGACCCCCGCCTGGTACAGCCGTGACGATCGAGTCGGCGGCTCGCTCATCATGCTCGCGATCATTCTCGGCGCGTGGACGCTCCTCAAGATGATCGCCACGGCCTGCACGCTCGGTTCGGGTGGTGCGGGCGGCCTCTTTGCACCGAGCTTGCTGATCGGGGCCACCGTCGGTGGTGCCTTCGGAGCGTTCGTTGACGGCACGGGCATCATTCCAGGCGCCCACCCCGCGTCGTTCGCGCTCGTCGGCATGGGATGCACGGTGGCGGCTTCGTCACACGCGCCGCTCACCGGCGTGCTGCTGGTCTACGAATTGACGCAGAGCCCGCGCATCATTCTGCCGCTCATGCTCGCCGCGGTGGTGGCGGTACTGGTCGCACGCTGGTTTGATCGCGACTCGATCTACACGGCGGAACTGCGGCGCCTCGGCGTGCAGTTCGGACCATCGCCCGATGCGGCGCTGCTCCGCCAGCTCTCAGTGAGCGACCTGCGCCTTGAGCCCGCCTCATTGGTTCATCCGCAGGACGATGGCCGTCGCCTGCTCGAACTCGCGGAGCAGCACCATGCCGATGAGATGGTCATGATCGACGACGAGGGGTGCTATCTCGGCATGATCACGGCGGGCGATCTTCGGGCGGCGATCGTCTTCCGCGAAGCGCTGCCCCTCGTGCACGCCGATGAAATGGCGCGACGCGACATCTCGCCGCTCGCACCCGACCTGTCGCTTGACCAGGCGCTTGATCGCTTCTCACGCCACGATGTCCAGAGCCTGCCCGTGGTCGATCCTCAGACGAAGCAGGTGCTCGGCATGGCGGGCCGGGCTCGCATGATGCGGCGATACCAGGATGAACTGGAGCGGCAGGCGTGA
- a CDS encoding DNA-directed RNA polymerase subunit omega — MIEALLNDDLVENLGGRFKLTALIQRRLAELVEDARPLVSRSTPDGRHLSNLEIAIEEIRQGKITIDWESSGLRPPSSSRKR, encoded by the coding sequence GTGATCGAAGCCCTGCTCAACGATGACCTTGTCGAGAATCTCGGTGGCCGTTTCAAGCTGACGGCGCTGATCCAGCGACGCCTGGCGGAGCTGGTCGAAGATGCCCGTCCGCTGGTGTCCCGAAGCACGCCCGACGGTCGCCACCTCTCCAATCTCGAAATCGCGATCGAGGAGATCCGGCAGGGCAAGATCACGATCGACTGGGAGAGCAGCGGTCTTCGTCCGCCCTCGTCCTCCCGGAAGCGCTGA
- a CDS encoding elongation factor G produces MAGANRSVRNIVVMGGSGGGKTSLIEALLHEAGAIPKAGKVEEGSTVCDYDPISKELRHSVDATVVHLEFEGVTVNLIDTPGLSDFLGRGLACMPAADMVLLVVDPKTGVDPVFRRLAKVAEERKLPRMVAINKIDRGDELSEAIEAIKDFLGPVVRPLDLPAGHGASVVDCFENEKGESDLGDVASFHSQLVDQVVEVDEKLMEQYLDGKVASVDELHDPFEKALREAHLIPLVFVSARSGAGVKELLKDLVHHAPSPSESNPRPFEVVQEGKAPEPWVPSHDPADPAMAHVFRVSIDAYVGRLAYFRVHQGTIRKDAALRLDDSRKPVKLHHLYRMQGKNHVEVDQLVAGEIGAVPKLEEVRAGSILHDAEVSEWLRLRPLPMPRPVQGLAVEAATKGTEAKLSEGLAKLELEDPTLRVEHVAATGETVLRGMGDLQLRIALRMLKERFGVDVNTHPPKIAYREAVTIKGEGHCRHKKQTGGAGQFAEVYLRVEPLPHDNPHWPLELVDDTYGGSVPRQFIPAIEKGVRQALVHGVIAGYPMQGVKVSVYDGKHHPVDSKEIAFITAGKHAFIDGARKAKPVIMEPFVSLEVSAPASALGAIASDLSSRRGRIIDTQTLPGGQVLVKATAPLGEVTTYASSLKSMTAGAGSFTMEHSHDEQAPHDVQQKLIAAFKPQEEAVA; encoded by the coding sequence ATGGCTGGAGCGAACAGGAGCGTCCGCAACATCGTGGTCATGGGCGGCTCGGGCGGCGGGAAGACCTCGCTGATCGAAGCTCTGCTCCACGAGGCGGGCGCCATCCCCAAGGCGGGAAAGGTCGAGGAAGGCTCGACCGTCTGCGACTACGACCCCATCTCCAAGGAGTTGCGACACTCGGTGGATGCAACCGTTGTGCACCTCGAGTTCGAAGGCGTGACGGTCAACCTCATCGATACGCCCGGGCTCTCCGATTTCTTGGGACGCGGACTCGCCTGCATGCCCGCCGCGGACATGGTGCTTCTGGTCGTCGATCCGAAGACGGGTGTAGATCCTGTCTTTCGGCGCCTTGCCAAGGTGGCCGAGGAGCGCAAGCTGCCGCGCATGGTGGCCATCAACAAGATTGATCGCGGCGACGAACTCTCGGAAGCGATCGAGGCAATCAAGGACTTCCTCGGCCCGGTGGTGCGTCCGCTCGACCTTCCTGCGGGTCACGGTGCCAGCGTCGTCGACTGCTTCGAGAACGAGAAGGGGGAGAGTGACCTTGGCGATGTGGCGTCGTTCCACTCCCAGCTTGTTGATCAGGTGGTCGAGGTCGACGAGAAGCTCATGGAGCAGTACCTCGACGGCAAGGTCGCCTCAGTTGATGAACTGCACGATCCCTTCGAGAAGGCGCTTCGAGAGGCGCACCTGATTCCACTCGTCTTCGTCTCCGCTCGGAGCGGAGCGGGTGTGAAGGAGCTGCTCAAGGATCTTGTGCACCATGCGCCCAGTCCCTCCGAGAGCAATCCGCGCCCCTTCGAGGTCGTGCAGGAAGGGAAGGCGCCGGAGCCATGGGTTCCGAGTCACGACCCCGCCGATCCCGCGATGGCGCATGTCTTCCGGGTCTCGATCGACGCCTATGTCGGTCGTCTCGCGTACTTCCGAGTGCACCAGGGAACCATTCGGAAGGACGCGGCGCTTCGACTCGATGACAGCCGCAAGCCGGTGAAACTCCACCATCTCTACCGCATGCAGGGCAAGAATCATGTGGAGGTTGACCAACTCGTCGCGGGTGAGATCGGCGCAGTGCCGAAGCTCGAGGAAGTTCGGGCAGGATCGATTCTTCACGATGCCGAGGTGTCGGAGTGGCTGCGACTTCGTCCGCTGCCGATGCCGCGCCCCGTGCAGGGGCTTGCCGTCGAAGCCGCCACCAAGGGCACGGAGGCGAAGCTCTCCGAGGGCCTCGCGAAGCTCGAACTCGAGGATCCCACGCTGCGCGTCGAGCATGTCGCGGCGACCGGTGAGACGGTGCTTCGCGGCATGGGCGACCTCCAGTTGCGCATCGCCTTGCGCATGCTGAAGGAGCGATTCGGCGTCGATGTGAACACCCACCCGCCGAAGATCGCTTATCGCGAGGCGGTCACCATCAAGGGCGAAGGTCACTGCCGACACAAGAAGCAGACTGGTGGCGCCGGCCAGTTCGCCGAGGTCTACCTTCGTGTCGAGCCCTTGCCCCATGACAACCCGCACTGGCCTCTCGAACTCGTCGATGACACCTATGGCGGAAGCGTGCCGAGGCAGTTCATTCCGGCGATTGAGAAGGGCGTTCGCCAGGCGCTTGTGCATGGTGTGATCGCGGGCTACCCCATGCAGGGGGTGAAGGTCAGCGTGTACGACGGCAAGCACCACCCGGTCGACAGCAAGGAGATCGCGTTCATCACCGCCGGGAAGCATGCCTTCATTGATGGCGCGCGCAAGGCGAAGCCCGTGATCATGGAGCCGTTCGTCTCGCTCGAGGTTTCCGCGCCGGCGAGCGCGCTGGGCGCCATCGCGAGCGACCTCTCCTCGCGCCGAGGCCGCATCATCGACACGCAGACGCTGCCGGGCGGGCAGGTGCTTGTCAAAGCCACCGCGCCGCTGGGCGAAGTCACGACCTACGCGAGCAGCCTGAAGAGCATGACCGCAGGTGCGGGCAGCTTCACCATGGAGCACAGCCACGACGAGCAGGCCCCGCACGATGTCCAGCAGAAGCTCATTGCCGCCTTCAAGCCGCAGGAGGAAGCGGTCGCCTGA
- a CDS encoding EamA family transporter produces the protein MQAILFGVFAGVAWGVGELCTKLVLKSGQVGPLSAIMVRTVVALPILAAAWFFATRGWLSWVGLDSSREPAWWLADGRTLLLLVLGSGLSAGALGVGLFYMGIAVGDLSKVKPIAFALAPAIAVVLAWLIVGEPMSLRKVLALVLLLSGVVLLTSSK, from the coding sequence ATGCAGGCAATCCTCTTCGGTGTCTTTGCAGGCGTGGCTTGGGGTGTGGGCGAACTCTGCACCAAGCTCGTTCTCAAGTCGGGCCAGGTCGGTCCCCTCTCGGCCATCATGGTGCGGACCGTGGTGGCGCTGCCGATTCTTGCCGCAGCGTGGTTCTTCGCCACGCGAGGCTGGCTGTCGTGGGTCGGTCTCGACTCGAGCCGGGAGCCCGCTTGGTGGCTCGCCGATGGTCGAACGCTGCTCCTGCTTGTGCTCGGCTCAGGTCTCAGTGCCGGTGCGCTCGGGGTCGGGCTCTTCTACATGGGCATCGCGGTCGGCGATCTCTCCAAGGTGAAGCCAATTGCCTTTGCCCTCGCTCCGGCCATTGCCGTCGTGCTCGCTTGGCTGATTGTCGGCGAACCCATGAGCCTGCGGAAGGTGCTGGCACTCGTCCTGCTTCTCTCCGGCGTCGTGCTCCTCACGAGCTCGAAGTGA
- a CDS encoding tetratricopeptide repeat protein — protein MNARLSLPLIAALVALMLTALVTPAARASSDPAASGDALATLRAAEEAYDDGMQLLRSDPAEARRRFTESATLYAAVRDSGADNAALHFNLGNALLQANQLGPAIASYLRAERASPGDSRVQRNLAHARGQVTDRFERAGTTTILENVASWWHVLSTSQRLAIAAGAWALLWTLILIRMVRPRLFISEGSAMAFRIGGGTLAAVALTLGVTVAADLALERLRPRGVIVENGVVVRKGNGDGFDPQFQESLGEGVEFRVVDRRPGWLQIELSNGRGGWIRESEAEVL, from the coding sequence GTGAACGCGCGGCTCAGCCTCCCACTGATCGCGGCGCTCGTCGCGCTCATGCTCACAGCGCTCGTGACCCCCGCCGCGCGGGCCTCTTCCGACCCCGCCGCCTCCGGCGATGCACTGGCCACGCTCCGCGCCGCCGAGGAGGCCTACGACGACGGCATGCAACTCCTCCGGAGTGATCCCGCTGAAGCTCGGCGTCGATTCACCGAGAGCGCCACCCTCTACGCGGCGGTGCGCGACTCCGGTGCTGACAACGCCGCACTCCACTTCAACCTGGGCAACGCGCTCCTCCAAGCCAATCAACTCGGCCCGGCCATCGCCTCCTATCTCCGAGCCGAGCGAGCTTCTCCGGGTGACAGCCGTGTGCAGCGCAACCTGGCGCATGCCCGCGGCCAGGTCACCGATCGCTTCGAGCGAGCGGGCACCACGACTATTCTTGAGAATGTCGCGAGCTGGTGGCATGTCCTCTCCACATCGCAGCGACTCGCGATCGCGGCAGGCGCGTGGGCTCTGCTCTGGACGCTGATCCTGATCCGCATGGTGCGACCCCGTCTCTTCATCAGCGAAGGAAGCGCGATGGCCTTCCGCATTGGCGGTGGAACACTCGCCGCCGTGGCCCTCACCCTCGGCGTGACGGTCGCCGCTGATCTGGCCCTTGAGCGCTTGCGTCCGCGCGGGGTCATCGTCGAGAACGGAGTGGTCGTCAGGAAGGGTAATGGCGACGGCTTCGATCCGCAGTTCCAGGAGTCACTTGGAGAGGGAGTCGAGTTCAGGGTGGTCGATCGGCGGCCGGGATGGCTTCAGATCGAACTCTCGAATGGCCGCGGCGGCTGGATCAGGGAGAGCGAAGCGGAAGTGCTTTGA
- a CDS encoding BatD family protein produces MHSRNHILSPLLACAMALTALCGPVSIAWPQGRQGAEARSSNANVEIVYPLPRAETGEPMTVTFEVTNASTVEDPRVPNTPGLEARVTRSREFSQTTIINGQVTQRRSVRFDVNFFAEQPGRFEIPRIRIVVDGQTYESRPTTVEVTGLDTSRLARAEISIDPGEAVVGQMLTATLQVRIRNPRAGRVAADAARLWDTLILPNESRWGLFQGAVEELYRERRFRIPPRSERDADGDEWVVYELSTPFSADKPGPLLIHGIEIKLRYPRGAGERLLTIEPAQPRVNIEPPPSQGRPADFAGAVGVFELDVRARPTRVGVGDPITLSIIIADRTPGGADLTRLLPPPIAELPELTRNFRMPSEPLVGTINGRTKVFTQTLRPLSERITDIPPILFSFYDPDTGLYRTLRSQPIPITVLPVERIDTAAVTGSAPVATRPSTSPTARLTEIEGGLTASVPVSRAMLSSTRPDVGWGIAALLMAPPLLVAAIAFARRRAELRNADPRGERARTAGRRARRALASATDAAGVASIIKAFIADRSGLAAASLTRREALSILREHHADPAMCDEIDELIAAGERLAFAPNASAESTERLRDRARTLLAALERVELKVAPLPSALPSTGGAL; encoded by the coding sequence GGCCTGTGTCGATCGCGTGGCCGCAGGGTCGACAGGGCGCGGAAGCCCGTTCTTCGAATGCCAATGTCGAGATCGTCTATCCACTCCCCCGGGCGGAGACCGGCGAGCCGATGACGGTGACCTTCGAGGTCACCAATGCGTCCACGGTCGAGGATCCGCGGGTGCCGAATACCCCGGGTCTCGAAGCTCGCGTGACGCGCTCGCGCGAGTTCTCACAGACCACCATCATCAATGGCCAGGTGACTCAGCGCCGCTCGGTGCGCTTCGATGTCAACTTCTTCGCCGAACAACCGGGGCGATTCGAGATCCCGCGGATTCGCATCGTGGTCGATGGTCAGACCTACGAGAGCCGCCCCACCACGGTTGAAGTGACGGGATTGGACACATCGCGTCTGGCGCGGGCGGAGATCTCCATCGATCCCGGCGAGGCCGTCGTCGGGCAGATGCTCACGGCGACGCTGCAAGTCAGGATCCGGAACCCCCGTGCCGGACGAGTGGCCGCCGACGCTGCGCGACTCTGGGACACCTTGATTCTGCCGAATGAGTCCCGATGGGGCCTCTTCCAGGGAGCAGTTGAAGAACTGTATCGGGAGCGCCGTTTCCGCATCCCTCCGAGATCGGAGCGCGACGCCGACGGCGACGAGTGGGTCGTTTACGAGCTCTCGACTCCCTTCTCAGCGGACAAGCCCGGGCCACTCCTCATCCACGGCATCGAGATCAAGCTTCGCTATCCGCGTGGCGCTGGCGAGCGACTGCTCACGATCGAACCAGCGCAACCTCGCGTGAACATCGAGCCTCCGCCAAGTCAGGGCCGTCCGGCTGATTTCGCCGGAGCCGTGGGTGTCTTCGAACTCGATGTCCGCGCGAGACCGACGCGGGTCGGCGTGGGTGACCCGATCACCCTTTCGATCATCATCGCGGACCGCACGCCGGGCGGTGCGGATCTCACGCGACTCCTTCCCCCGCCGATTGCGGAGCTCCCCGAACTCACGCGGAACTTCCGCATGCCCTCGGAGCCGCTGGTGGGCACCATCAACGGCCGGACGAAGGTCTTCACGCAGACGCTTCGTCCCCTCTCCGAGCGCATCACCGATATCCCACCGATCCTGTTCAGCTTCTACGACCCCGACACCGGCCTCTATCGCACACTCCGCTCGCAGCCGATCCCGATCACGGTTCTTCCGGTCGAGCGCATCGATACCGCTGCCGTGACCGGCTCCGCACCCGTCGCGACGCGACCATCAACATCGCCGACCGCGAGGTTGACTGAGATCGAAGGTGGCTTGACCGCCAGTGTGCCCGTGAGTCGTGCGATGCTCAGCTCGACGCGCCCCGATGTGGGTTGGGGCATCGCGGCGCTCCTCATGGCACCGCCCCTGCTGGTCGCGGCGATTGCATTTGCTCGTCGACGAGCGGAGCTTCGCAATGCCGATCCGCGCGGGGAACGGGCTCGAACGGCGGGCCGGCGAGCGCGTCGAGCGCTGGCCAGCGCCACCGATGCCGCGGGCGTGGCATCCATCATCAAGGCCTTCATCGCCGATCGGAGCGGCCTCGCGGCCGCCTCGCTCACCCGACGCGAGGCGCTCTCGATCCTTCGGGAGCACCACGCCGATCCAGCGATGTGCGATGAGATTGACGAGCTCATCGCCGCAGGCGAGCGACTGGCCTTCGCGCCGAACGCCTCCGCAGAGTCGACGGAACGCCTTCGTGACCGAGCCCGAACTCTGCTGGCGGCGCTCGAGCGCGTCGAGCTCAAGGTTGCGCCGCTCCCGAGCGCGCTTCCATCCACGGGAGGTGCGCTGTGA